One window from the genome of Nicotiana tomentosiformis chromosome 5, ASM39032v3, whole genome shotgun sequence encodes:
- the LOC104096792 gene encoding B-box zinc finger protein 24-like — MKIQCDVCEKAQATVICCADEAALCTKCDIKVHAANKLASKHQRLLLQCLSNKLPVCDICQDKTAFIFCVEDRALFCNVCDESIHSASSSLSAKHQRLLATGIRLGLSSSYYNDAIKSQMERQPPKQSSQQLSIETTSQHLPNIALPSLAVDGLLGFSERESNHKKEQLELGELKWLKDIGLFGEQPAAAVPDMSISQSRNVDMPNKKPRVEIPYHNEYYFTVPNLG, encoded by the exons ATGAAAATCCAGTGTGATGTGTGTGAGAAAGCTCAAGCTACTGTGATTTGCTGTGCTGATGAGGCAGCTTTGTGCACAAAATGTGATATTAAAGTTCATGCTGCCAACAAATTGGCTAGTAAACATCAAAGGCTTCTTCTTCAGTGTCTCTCTAACAAACTTCCTGTTTGTGATATTTGCCAA GACAAAACAGCCTTCATTTTCTGTGTTGAGGATAGAGCTCTATTTTGTAATGTGTGCGACGAGTCAATCCACTCAGCTTCTAGCAGCTTATCTGCTAAGCACCAACGCTTACTAGCCACTGGAATTCGGTTAGGTTTGAGCTCAAGCTACTATAATGATGCCATAAAAAGCCAAATGGAGCGACAACCTCCCAAGCAGAGTTCTCAGCAGCTTTCCATTGAAACAACTTCTCAGCATTTGCCAAATATTGCATTACCATCTTTGGCTGTTGATGGCTTACTAGGTTTTTCAGAACGCGAGTCCAATCACAAG AAGGAGCAACTTGAACTCGGCGAACTTAAGTGGTTGAAAGACATTGGTCTGTTTGGTGAACAACCGGCAGCTGCAGTACCTGACATGTCAATATCTCAATCAAGAAACGTCGACATGCCTAATAAAAAGCCCAGAGTAGAAATCCCATATCACAATGAGTACTATTTTACAGTCCCGAATCTTGGTTGA
- the LOC104096791 gene encoding probable leucine-rich repeat receptor-like protein kinase At2g33170 isoform X2 — protein sequence MAKLLNPIFFSCLYTSFIFTLSNLNSRSIFVNAKTLPSDIQALQAIKMSIDPVSISSESFLRSWDFALDPCETTGASFLGILCTIPLDNNSTSRIMEIDLEGDELEGFLTPAIGNLTELVALNLGKNKFRGPVPETITNLRKLTSLQLYENFFSGKIPQLNGLWQLSSFDLSNNQIYGNLPQFPLKIKTLSLGHNLLSGHISPVNKLRRLRILDLSDNRFSGAINKEVFMLPDISHANASVNRFTVLEVVEFTDKATQLHTLDVHGNRLRGHLPVNLVTYPNLTEINLGHNLFSGQIPSEYWPRLGFAWRSLDLEYNYLEGPVPRELNRTLEGVRGSFAHNCLTCPKGLQLCHGGQRPASECVRRKGGGDHN from the exons ATGGCCAAATTACTTAACCCCATCTTCTTCTCTTGCCTATACACAAGTTTCATATTTACTCTTTCAAACCTAAACTCCCGTTCGATCTTTGTCAATGCAAAAACTCTACCATCCGATATTCAAGCTCTACAAGCGATCAAGATGTCAATAGATCCAGTTTCAATCTCCTCAGAATCATTTCTCAGAAGTTGGGATTTTGCCTTAGATCCTTGTGAGACGACGGGAGCAAGTTTCTTAGGCATTCTTTGTACAATCCCTCTTGACAATAACTCCACAAGCCGGATAATGGAAATCGATTTAGAAGGAGATGAACTAGAGGGGTTCTTAACACCAGCAATAGGAAACTTAACAGAACTTGTTGCTCTAAATCTTGGTAAGAATAAATTCAGAGGACCGGTGCCAGAGACTATTACTAATTTAAGAAAACTCACAAGTCTTCAACTTTACGAGAACTTTTTCTCAG GTAAAATTCCTCAACTTAATGGCTTATGGCAACTGTCTTCATTTGATCTTTCAAATAACCAGATTTATGGGAATTTACCACAGTTTCCATTGAAGATAAAAACATTATCACTTGGTCATAACTTACTCTCTGGTCACATTTCACCTGTGAATAAACTTCGTCGACTCAGGATATTAGACCTTAGTGATAACAGGTTTTCAGGAGCAATAAACAAGGAGGTGTTTATGTTACCTGACATTAGTCACGCGAACGCTTCAGTGAACCGGTTCACTGTGTTAGAAGTGGTGGAATTCACTGATAAAGCAACACAGCTTCATACATTGGATGTCCATGGTAATCGTCTACGTGGTCATTTGCCTGTAAACTTGGTAACTTATCCGAACTTAACGGAGATAAACCTCGGACATAACCTGTTTTCGGGGCAGATTCCATCGGAATATTGGCCGAGGTTGGGTTTTGCATGGAGAAGTCTTGATTTGGAATATAACTATCTAGAGGGACCTGTGCCCCGAGAGCTTAACAGGACGTTAGAAGGCGTTCGTGGAAGTTTTGCACATAACTGTCTTACTTGTCCTAAGGGATTACAGCTTTGTCATGGAGGACAAAGGCCAGCTTCAGAATGTGTTAGAAGGAAAGGTGGAGGAGATCATAATTGA
- the LOC104096791 gene encoding LRR receptor-like serine/threonine-protein kinase FLS2 isoform X1 yields MAKLLNPIFFSCLYTSFIFTLSNLNSRSIFVNAKTLPSDIQALQAIKMSIDPVSISSESFLRSWDFALDPCETTGASFLGILCTIPLDNNSTSRIMEIDLEGDELEGFLTPAIGNLTELVALNLGKNKFRGPVPETITNLRKLTSLQLYENFFSGSLINGIGFLRKLEVLDVSNNRLSGSIPISITSLRSLTQLDLSNNEFTGKIPQLNGLWQLSSFDLSNNQIYGNLPQFPLKIKTLSLGHNLLSGHISPVNKLRRLRILDLSDNRFSGAINKEVFMLPDISHANASVNRFTVLEVVEFTDKATQLHTLDVHGNRLRGHLPVNLVTYPNLTEINLGHNLFSGQIPSEYWPRLGFAWRSLDLEYNYLEGPVPRELNRTLEGVRGSFAHNCLTCPKGLQLCHGGQRPASECVRRKGGGDHN; encoded by the coding sequence ATGGCCAAATTACTTAACCCCATCTTCTTCTCTTGCCTATACACAAGTTTCATATTTACTCTTTCAAACCTAAACTCCCGTTCGATCTTTGTCAATGCAAAAACTCTACCATCCGATATTCAAGCTCTACAAGCGATCAAGATGTCAATAGATCCAGTTTCAATCTCCTCAGAATCATTTCTCAGAAGTTGGGATTTTGCCTTAGATCCTTGTGAGACGACGGGAGCAAGTTTCTTAGGCATTCTTTGTACAATCCCTCTTGACAATAACTCCACAAGCCGGATAATGGAAATCGATTTAGAAGGAGATGAACTAGAGGGGTTCTTAACACCAGCAATAGGAAACTTAACAGAACTTGTTGCTCTAAATCTTGGTAAGAATAAATTCAGAGGACCGGTGCCAGAGACTATTACTAATTTAAGAAAACTCACAAGTCTTCAACTTTACGAGAACTTTTTCTCAGGTAGTCTGATTAATGGCATAGGTTTTCTAAGGAAACTTGAAGTTCTTGACGTTTCAAATAATAGATTATCTGGTTCAATACCTATATCTATTACTTCACTTAGAAGTTTAACTCAGTTGGATTTGTCTAACAATGAATTCACAGGTAAAATTCCTCAACTTAATGGCTTATGGCAACTGTCTTCATTTGATCTTTCAAATAACCAGATTTATGGGAATTTACCACAGTTTCCATTGAAGATAAAAACATTATCACTTGGTCATAACTTACTCTCTGGTCACATTTCACCTGTGAATAAACTTCGTCGACTCAGGATATTAGACCTTAGTGATAACAGGTTTTCAGGAGCAATAAACAAGGAGGTGTTTATGTTACCTGACATTAGTCACGCGAACGCTTCAGTGAACCGGTTCACTGTGTTAGAAGTGGTGGAATTCACTGATAAAGCAACACAGCTTCATACATTGGATGTCCATGGTAATCGTCTACGTGGTCATTTGCCTGTAAACTTGGTAACTTATCCGAACTTAACGGAGATAAACCTCGGACATAACCTGTTTTCGGGGCAGATTCCATCGGAATATTGGCCGAGGTTGGGTTTTGCATGGAGAAGTCTTGATTTGGAATATAACTATCTAGAGGGACCTGTGCCCCGAGAGCTTAACAGGACGTTAGAAGGCGTTCGTGGAAGTTTTGCACATAACTGTCTTACTTGTCCTAAGGGATTACAGCTTTGTCATGGAGGACAAAGGCCAGCTTCAGAATGTGTTAGAAGGAAAGGTGGAGGAGATCATAATTGA